ACTTTTAGAAAGTGCAAACCATAGGTGAGTACAATCACCGGTGATACCGATGACCGCGGGCTCGGCGTACGGTGGTGGCCGTGAGCGCGCTTCCCTCCGAGACGCCCGGCGACGAGGTCGAGGCGGTGGTCGCCGACGTCTTCGCCCGCGGCTGCACGTCGCGGCGGACGATGGAGAACGTCACCGGCAAGTGGGGGGTTCTCGCGCTGGTAGCGCTGCGGGAAGGCGCCTACCGCTTCAACGCGCTGCGTCGTCGGGTCGACGGGGTGAGCGAGAAGATGCTCGCCCAAACACTGCAGACGCTGGAGCGTGACGGGCTGGTACGGCGGGAGGTGCTGGCCACGATTCCGGCGCGGGTCGAGTACACGCTCACGCCGCTCGGGGCGGAGATCGCCGACCAGCTGTTCGTGCTGGTGGAGCT
The window above is part of the Cryptosporangium minutisporangium genome. Proteins encoded here:
- a CDS encoding winged helix-turn-helix transcriptional regulator, with the protein product MAVSALPSETPGDEVEAVVADVFARGCTSRRTMENVTGKWGVLALVALREGAYRFNALRRRVDGVSEKMLAQTLQTLERDGLVRREVLATIPARVEYTLTPLGAEIADQLFVLVELLEARVPQVVESQAHYDATHAKR